In one window of Flavobacterium ginsengisoli DNA:
- a CDS encoding LamG-like jellyroll fold domain-containing protein, with amino-acid sequence MKNVLRYFCLCLMCLCSINTKAQSGKVLNLDGTSTYMTVADHPDLDFGSGQNKTVTCWIKTTTNTGTPRIFAKRNGTSGNGYEFWTGNGTNAGKFAMNMSGTGTPANISTAGYSANSLADGTWHHIALVMDASSNRTMYGYIDGVLANTGKTFTSVTSDFSNAVSFVIGATSDASNSYKWAGQIDNVRVWNKAMTATELQADMTAVVNGPATDLLATWNFENITGTSVPDVSGNSHTGTLFGSVTFPNAFPMVLNLDGVNDYMLVSNHSDFNLAAGQNLTISCRIKTGDFGKRILSKRPNGSGIGYEFINNTSAGGGQFGVNLTTSAGAAGPPYGTSSIADNVWHHLAMVVDVATTSCKIYVDGVLRQTKTSSNIGGTNTVSNTGDLFFGTISNFSSYMNAQIDDIRFWSKAMTAAEVLTDKTVAITGTETGLIAAWDFENISGTTVPDISGNNHPGTLMNGASVIAQTNEMQINSISLIQTELPTGLGDTDQRIIAVRASVSGNLNPLTVSALKFTMAGTTNISDVTNIKIYSSGSTAIFNPTTATLFGNVTPSSGNLIVNGSKALASGDNYFWITYDVSAGATEGNLLDATCESIVANGITYNVASNTVSGNRVILLTNTLLFTPGDAGSASYRIPAIITAADGSLVTVTDKRWNGSGDLSAKIDPVVRRSTDNGKTWSPPLTIANFGAATGAGDAALVLDKSTGELLCLVSADKGFFASTNAVPAKVLVIHSTDNGVTWGTPVDITSQIYGPNPNWKGLFVASGRAHQLRDGKIVAAIAVRENVSGTERISNYLITSADHGITWTASTKRAEIDGDEAKVVELNNGNIMMSIRNPGTRRFNISTDKGATWGTAYNQTSITDPNCDGDFIRYTSTLDGYDKNRLLHSIPFSSDRKNVSVQMSTDEGTTWGSPKTIFPGASAYSSLTILPDGTIGIYYENGESSTYQMYFVRFSLNWLTSGADSFLPPSSSLSAKKVTENTVIENNEFSVEVSPNPVKDIVKIKVNNASGIVAIKLFDLTGKLIRTSVLNLNEKEISFSLADQPQGIYLLNVKDSNTGLNSKIIKK; translated from the coding sequence ATGAAAAATGTATTACGCTATTTTTGTTTGTGTTTGATGTGTTTATGCAGTATAAATACAAAAGCGCAAAGTGGTAAAGTTTTAAATCTTGATGGTACTTCAACTTATATGACAGTGGCAGATCATCCGGATTTAGACTTTGGTTCGGGTCAAAATAAAACCGTAACCTGTTGGATTAAAACAACAACCAATACTGGAACACCAAGAATTTTTGCTAAAAGAAATGGCACTTCTGGTAACGGATATGAATTTTGGACAGGAAACGGCACAAATGCAGGAAAGTTTGCCATGAACATGAGTGGTACTGGAACTCCAGCAAACATAAGTACAGCAGGCTATTCTGCTAATTCTCTCGCAGACGGAACTTGGCATCATATTGCTTTGGTTATGGATGCCTCGAGTAACCGAACTATGTATGGATACATTGACGGAGTTTTAGCCAATACAGGAAAAACATTTACTTCTGTAACTTCCGATTTTTCTAATGCTGTAAGCTTCGTTATTGGTGCAACTTCAGACGCTTCCAACAGCTACAAATGGGCAGGACAGATTGATAATGTACGTGTTTGGAATAAAGCAATGACAGCAACTGAATTGCAAGCAGATATGACAGCAGTTGTTAATGGACCTGCGACAGATCTTTTGGCGACATGGAATTTTGAAAATATAACCGGCACGTCAGTTCCAGATGTTTCAGGAAATAGTCATACGGGAACTCTTTTTGGATCTGTTACTTTTCCAAATGCTTTTCCGATGGTTTTAAATTTAGACGGAGTAAATGATTATATGTTAGTTTCAAATCATAGTGATTTTAACTTGGCGGCTGGACAAAATTTAACCATAAGTTGCAGAATAAAAACGGGCGATTTCGGAAAACGTATTTTGAGCAAACGTCCAAATGGTTCTGGAATTGGATATGAATTTATAAATAATACTTCGGCAGGAGGAGGACAGTTTGGAGTAAATTTAACGACAAGCGCAGGAGCAGCAGGCCCGCCGTACGGGACTTCGAGTATTGCAGACAATGTTTGGCATCATTTGGCAATGGTGGTTGATGTTGCCACCACAAGCTGTAAAATTTATGTTGATGGTGTTTTGCGACAAACTAAAACATCGTCTAACATTGGAGGAACAAATACAGTTTCAAATACAGGAGATTTGTTTTTTGGCACGATAAGTAATTTTTCTTCTTATATGAATGCCCAAATCGATGACATTCGTTTTTGGAGCAAAGCTATGACTGCAGCAGAAGTTTTGACCGATAAGACAGTTGCAATAACGGGAACAGAAACTGGATTAATTGCCGCTTGGGATTTTGAAAATATAAGTGGTACAACGGTTCCAGATATTTCAGGGAATAATCATCCAGGAACATTAATGAATGGAGCTTCTGTTATTGCGCAGACGAATGAAATGCAGATAAATTCGATCTCTTTGATTCAGACAGAATTACCAACAGGTTTAGGAGATACAGATCAGAGAATTATAGCGGTTAGAGCTTCTGTTTCGGGCAATTTAAATCCGTTGACGGTAAGTGCTTTAAAGTTTACTATGGCAGGAACTACCAATATTAGCGACGTTACAAATATTAAAATATATTCAAGCGGAAGCACAGCAATTTTTAATCCGACAACAGCAACATTATTTGGAAATGTTACACCTTCTAGCGGAAATCTTATTGTAAACGGATCAAAAGCATTGGCTTCTGGAGATAATTATTTTTGGATTACTTACGATGTTTCAGCTGGAGCAACTGAAGGAAATTTATTAGATGCAACCTGCGAGTCAATTGTTGCAAACGGAATAACTTATAATGTAGCCTCAAATACAGTATCTGGAAACCGAGTAATATTATTAACCAATACGCTTTTATTTACGCCTGGAGATGCAGGTTCTGCAAGTTATCGTATTCCAGCAATCATCACTGCTGCCGATGGTTCGCTGGTAACGGTAACAGATAAAAGATGGAATGGCTCAGGAGATTTATCAGCAAAAATAGATCCTGTTGTGCGTAGAAGTACCGATAACGGAAAAACTTGGTCTCCACCATTAACAATTGCCAATTTTGGAGCGGCAACCGGAGCAGGAGATGCGGCTTTGGTCTTAGATAAATCGACAGGAGAATTATTGTGTTTAGTTTCTGCAGATAAAGGCTTTTTTGCTTCAACTAATGCGGTTCCTGCAAAGGTTTTGGTAATTCATAGTACGGATAACGGCGTAACTTGGGGAACTCCTGTAGATATTACAAGTCAGATCTACGGACCAAACCCAAATTGGAAAGGATTGTTTGTTGCTTCTGGCAGAGCACATCAATTACGTGATGGTAAAATTGTTGCCGCAATTGCAGTTCGAGAAAATGTTTCAGGAACAGAACGCATTAGTAATTATTTAATTACAAGTGCCGATCACGGTATTACTTGGACAGCATCGACAAAGAGAGCAGAAATAGATGGAGATGAAGCAAAAGTGGTAGAATTGAATAACGGAAACATTATGATGAGTATAAGAAATCCGGGAACACGCCGTTTTAATATCTCGACAGATAAAGGAGCAACATGGGGAACAGCTTATAATCAAACAAGTATAACAGATCCAAATTGTGATGGTGATTTTATTCGTTATACTTCAACACTTGATGGTTACGATAAAAATCGCTTATTGCATTCAATTCCATTTTCAAGCGACCGTAAAAATGTAAGCGTGCAAATGAGTACAGATGAAGGAACAACTTGGGGTTCGCCAAAAACAATATTTCCTGGAGCATCTGCTTATTCGAGTCTTACTATTTTGCCAGACGGAACAATTGGCATTTATTATGAAAATGGCGAAAGCTCAACTTATCAGATGTATTTTGTCCGTTTCTCATTAAACTGGCTTACAAGCGGAGCTGATTCATTTTTGCCTCCATCAAGTTCTTTATCAGCAAAAAAAGTAACAGAAAATACTGTAATAGAAAACAACGAATTTAGTGTTGAAGTAAGTCCAAATCCTGTTAAGGATATAGTTAAAATCAAAGTAAATAATGCTTCTGGAATTGTCGCAATTAAATTATTCGATTTAACTGGGAAATTAATTCGAACTTCCGTTTTAAATTTGAACGAAAAAGAGATATCATTTTCATTGGCAGACCAGCCTCAAGGAATTTATCTTTTAAATGTAAAAGATTCAAATACTGGACTTAACAGTAAAATTATAAAGAAATAA
- the nagA gene encoding N-acetylglucosamine-6-phosphate deacetylase: protein MKQAIVNAIVHTGDEVIENGAVIIENGTIISVHQEIPNDIEQINLGGNHLAAGFIDIQINGGEKYYFSQTPNEETIQDIYDASMKYGTTHVLPCLISSSRETILNGIEAVREYMQKHKNGVVGMHLEGPFLNPLRRGAHSIDQVRKPTNEELEEIIRKGKDVIKVITIAPECFTEEQLNMLIESGFTISIGHSTITHKEAQFYFSKGINLVTHLFNAMTQFGHREPGLVGAVFENEEVYAPVILDGAHCDYACRQK, encoded by the coding sequence ATGAAACAAGCAATTGTAAATGCGATTGTGCATACAGGAGATGAAGTAATTGAAAATGGAGCCGTAATTATTGAAAACGGGACTATTATTTCAGTACACCAAGAAATACCAAATGACATTGAGCAAATTAATTTGGGAGGAAATCATCTCGCTGCAGGATTTATAGATATTCAGATTAATGGAGGAGAAAAGTACTATTTCAGTCAGACTCCAAATGAAGAAACCATTCAGGATATTTATGATGCAAGCATGAAGTATGGCACAACACATGTTTTACCTTGTTTGATTTCTTCTTCGAGAGAAACTATTCTCAACGGAATTGAAGCAGTTCGAGAATACATGCAAAAGCACAAAAATGGCGTTGTCGGAATGCATTTGGAAGGTCCGTTTTTAAATCCGTTAAGACGTGGCGCCCACAGTATTGATCAGGTAAGAAAGCCAACGAATGAAGAACTAGAAGAAATAATCAGAAAGGGAAAAGATGTTATAAAAGTTATTACAATTGCGCCCGAATGTTTTACAGAAGAACAATTGAATATGCTAATCGAGAGCGGATTTACGATCTCGATTGGCCATTCGACCATAACACACAAAGAAGCACAATTTTATTTCTCTAAAGGAATAAATCTTGTGACACATTTGTTTAATGCCATGACGCAGTTTGGCCACCGCGAACCAGGTTTGGTTGGAGCTGTTTTTGAAAATGAAGAAGTTTATGCTCCAGTTATTCTAGATGGTGCACATTGCGATTATGCTTGCAGACAAAAGTAG
- a CDS encoding amidohydrolase family protein, with product MQTKVAYKLKQEKFFLISDATFLGRKVANFKWDNFDAHLENGFYRNEDGNLAGATISMTEAVQNAYNHLNVSADEAIKMATTRVASAIGMQEKIGKIKPGFPASFVQFNADLSKIETLDFSKTNSSIS from the coding sequence TTGCAGACAAAAGTAGCTTACAAGTTAAAACAAGAAAAATTCTTCCTAATAAGCGATGCAACTTTTTTAGGACGAAAAGTAGCCAATTTTAAATGGGACAATTTTGATGCGCATTTAGAAAACGGTTTTTACAGAAATGAAGACGGCAATCTGGCGGGAGCTACAATATCAATGACAGAAGCGGTGCAAAATGCTTACAATCATCTGAACGTTTCGGCTGATGAAGCAATAAAAATGGCAACTACAAGGGTAGCTTCTGCTATTGGTATGCAAGAAAAAATCGGGAAAATAAAGCCTGGTTTTCCTGCCAGTTTTGTCCAATTCAATGCTGATTTAAGTAAAATAGAAACGCTTGATTTTTCTAAAACCAACAGTTCTATTTCCTAA